A single region of the Nocardioides ochotonae genome encodes:
- a CDS encoding acyl-CoA dehydrogenase family protein, whose product MQLELSTEDEAFREEMRTFFTTQVPAEIRETVIAGRELGRDGYVETQRTLNAAGLAVPHWPVEWGGRDWSDLRRHLWLEEMQAAGVPAPLPFNVSMIGPVLAQFASQEMKERFLPATANLDIWWSQGFSEPDAGSDLAGLRTSAVRDGDDWIVNGQKTWTTLGQYGDWIFTLVRTDPEAKKQAGISMLLIDMTTPGLEVRPIQLIDGGHEVNEVWFTDVRVPGENLVGEVNQGWTMAKFLLGNERVGVAPVGTVKRNLARAKRLAGNQLNDPLLRARVAELENELLALELTALRVAAHSAGGEPHPASSVLKLKGTELQQAVSELVLDLAGPAAYSSGAGAGSDLPEWTHLAAPAYLNLRKASIYGGSNEIQRQIIARTILGL is encoded by the coding sequence ATGCAGCTCGAGCTGTCAACGGAGGACGAGGCGTTCCGCGAGGAGATGCGCACGTTCTTCACGACCCAGGTCCCCGCGGAGATCCGCGAGACCGTGATCGCCGGTCGAGAGCTCGGGCGCGACGGCTACGTCGAGACCCAGCGCACCCTCAACGCCGCGGGGCTCGCCGTCCCGCACTGGCCGGTGGAGTGGGGCGGTCGCGACTGGAGCGACCTGCGCCGCCACCTGTGGCTGGAGGAGATGCAGGCGGCCGGCGTGCCCGCACCGCTGCCGTTCAACGTCAGCATGATCGGGCCGGTGCTCGCGCAGTTCGCGAGCCAGGAGATGAAGGAGCGCTTCCTCCCCGCGACCGCCAACCTCGACATCTGGTGGAGCCAGGGCTTCTCCGAGCCCGACGCCGGGTCCGACCTGGCCGGCCTGCGCACCAGCGCCGTGCGCGACGGCGACGACTGGATCGTCAACGGCCAGAAGACCTGGACCACGCTCGGGCAGTACGGCGACTGGATCTTCACCCTCGTGCGCACCGACCCCGAGGCCAAGAAGCAGGCCGGCATCTCGATGCTGCTCATCGACATGACCACCCCGGGCCTCGAGGTCCGCCCGATCCAGCTGATCGACGGCGGCCACGAGGTCAACGAGGTGTGGTTCACCGACGTCCGCGTCCCCGGCGAGAACCTCGTCGGCGAGGTCAACCAGGGCTGGACGATGGCCAAGTTCCTGCTCGGCAACGAGCGGGTGGGGGTGGCGCCGGTCGGCACCGTCAAGCGCAACCTGGCCCGCGCCAAGCGGCTGGCGGGCAACCAGCTCAACGACCCGCTGCTTCGCGCCCGGGTGGCCGAGCTGGAGAACGAGCTGCTCGCCCTCGAGCTGACCGCGCTGCGCGTGGCCGCCCACTCCGCCGGCGGCGAGCCGCACCCCGCCAGCTCGGTGCTCAAGCTCAAGGGCACCGAGCTCCAGCAGGCGGTGAGCGAGCTGGTGCTCGACCTGGCCGGACCCGCGGCGTACTCGTCGGGGGCGGGTGCCGGGAGCGACCTGCCCGAATGGACCCACCTCGCGGCGCCGGCGTACCTGAACCTCCGCAAGGCCTCGATCTACGGCGGGTCCAACGAGATCCAGCGCCA